Proteins from one Monodelphis domestica isolate mMonDom1 chromosome 6, mMonDom1.pri, whole genome shotgun sequence genomic window:
- the LOC100022251 gene encoding olfactory receptor 10AG1-like, producing the protein METQDRNELAKPHSPFSSSGKTENKMVERNITLVEEFILLGFSDMPNLQGFLFGFFLVIYVSILLGNGLIIALAKVAPALQTPMYFFLGNFSFLEICYTSVTLPRMLSDLWTQKRNITLLACATQLFFFLILAGSECLLLAVMAYDRYVAICRPLYYPLIMNHRICIGLVIGSWLAAIPAVIWQIYQIFSLPFCGSKILNHIFCDTLPLLMVACGNTSVIEFTVYGGVALYIMLPFILIIRFYVKIIATIVKLPSAIGRFKAFSTCTAHLTVVFLFYGSAIIGYSRPKSNATGIDKVLSLFYTIVTPMFNPIIYSLRNKDVIAAFRKLVSK; encoded by the coding sequence ATGGAGACTCAAGATAGAAATGAATTGGCTAAACCACATTCACCATTTTCATCAAgtggaaaaacagaaaataaaatggtagAAAGAAATATCACTCTTGTGGAGGAATTCATTCTCCTGGGATTTTCTGATATGCCTAATCTCCAAGGATTTCTGTTTGGATTCTTCTTGGTCATATATGTGAGTATTTTATTAGGGAATGGGCTCATCATTGCATTAGCTAAGGTTGCTCCAGCGCTACAAACACCCATGTACTTTTTCCTTGgaaacttttcatttttagaaatcTGTTACACTTCAGTAACTCTCCCCAGAATGTTGTCAGATCTTTGGACACAAAAGAGAAATATTACTTTGTTAGCCTGTGCTAcacaactttttttctttcttattctggcGGGTTCTGAGTGTTTACTACTAGCTGTGATGGCCTATGACCGCTATGTGGCCATCTGTAGGCCTCTGTATTATCCTCTCATAATGAATCATCGAATATGTATTGGCTTGGTCATAGGTTCATGGCTTGCTGCGATTCCAGCAGTAATATGGCAGATATACCAAATTTTTTCTCTGCCCTTCTGTGGTTCTAAAATACTCAATCATATTTTCTGTGACACACTCCCACTACTGATGGTGGCTTGTGGGAACACCTCtgtgatagaattcactgttTATGGTGGTGTTGCTTTGTATATCAtgcttccttttattttgataatCAGATTCTATGTAAAAATTATTGCCACTATTGTGAAGCTTCCATCAGCCATAGGGAGATTTAAGGCATTTTCCACCTGTACCGCTCACCTCACAGTTGTATTCTTATTTTATGGTTCTGCGATCATTGGCTATTCACGACCAAAATCCAATGCCACAGGAATTGACAAAGTGCTCTCACTTTTCTACACTATTGTTACTCCAATGTTTAACCCCATCATATATAGCCTGAGAAATAAAGATGTTATTGCTGCATTTAGGAAATTAGTATCTAAGTGA
- the LOC100022227 gene encoding olfactory receptor 10AG1-like, which produces MDHPRKRRERNLTTVVEFILLGFSNLPNFQSFLFCIFLIIYMSILIGNGLIILLTRVSRVLHTPMYFFLGNFSFLEICYTSVTLPNMLTNLWTHERNISFLACAIQLCFLLLLGGTECLLLAVMAYDRYMAICKPLYYPIIMNHKVCVQLVVGSWTTGIPVMIGQTYQIFSLPFCDSNELNHVFCDIPPLLKLACSDTSVVQLSVYVVAMLFGMIPFILIIRSYVEIIITILKLPSNAGKQKAFSTCSSHLIVVVLFFGSAIITYSRPKSKNSGGTGKMLSLFYTIVTPMFNPMIYSLRNKDVIDALKKILPK; this is translated from the exons ATGGATCATcccaggaaaagaagagaaa GAAATCTAACAACTGTAGTGGAATTCATTCTCCTGGGATTTTCTAACCTTCCCAACTTTCaaagctttttattttgtattttcttaatcaTCTACATGAGTATTCTGATAGGGAATGGTCTCATTATTCTACTAACCAGAGTCTCTCGAGTTCTCCACACACctatgtattttttccttgggaatttttctttcttggaaatCTGTTACACATCAGTCACTCTCCCCAATATGTTGACAAATCTTTGGACCCATgagagaaatatttcttttttggccTGTGCAATACAACTTTGCTTTCTCCTTCTTCTAGGAGGCACTGAGTGCTTACTACTGGCTGTGATGGCCTATGACCGTTACATGGCCATCTGTAAACCACTCTATTACCCTATCATCATGAATCACAAAGTTTGTGTCCAACTGGTGGTGGGTTCCTGGACCACTGGAATTCCAGTCATGATTGGGCAGACATAtcagattttctctcttcctttctgtgatTCTAATGAACTTAATCATGTTTTCTGTGACATTCCCCCATTACTAAAGTTGGCTTGTTCAGACACTTCTGTGGTACAGCTCTCTGTCTATGTTGTTGCAATGTTATTTGGCATGATACCCTTTATATTGATAATAAGGTCCTATGTAGAAATCATCATTACCATCCTCAAGCTTCCATCAAATGCAGGAAAACAGAAAGCCTTTTCAACTTGCTCTTCCCATCTCATAGTTGTAGTTTTATTCTTTGGGTCTGCAATCATTACATATTCGAGACCAAAGTCAAAAAACTCAGGAGGAACTGGCAAAATGCTCTCTCTTTTCTACACCATTGTAACCCCAATGTTTAACCCCATGATATATAGCCTGAGAAACAAGGATGTCATTGATGCACTGAAAAAAATATTGCCCAAATAA
- the LOC100022203 gene encoding olfactory receptor 10AG1-like: MVGRNFTVVVEFILLGFSDLPKIQGVLFGIFLIMYMTILLGNTLIIIITKTDPSLQTPMYFFLGNFSFLEICYTSVTLPRMMMNLWTKKRNISFLNCALQLCFLLMLGGAECLLLAVMAYDRYVAICKPLYYSLIMNSKVCIQLVVASWISAMPIVIGQTYQIFSLPFCGSNKLNHLFCDMPPLLKLACGDKFMNEFSIYADAVVFAMVPFLLILGSYIKIITTILEMPSTTGRYKAFSTCSSHLIVVALFFGSAIITYSIPKSNNMSGMDKVLSLFYTIVIPMFNPMIYSLRNKDVIAALKKILPK; the protein is encoded by the coding sequence atggTAGGAAGAAATTTTACTGTTGTAGTGGAATTTATCCTTCTGGGATTTTCTGACCTACCTAAAATCCAAGGGGTtctgtttggaattttcttaaTCATGTACATGACTATTCTGCTAGGAAATACTCTCATCATAATAATAACCAAGACTGATCCGAGCCTACAAACacccatgtattttttccttggaaatttttcctttttggaaataTGCTACACATCAGTTACTCTCCCAAgaatgatgatgaacctatggaccaagaaaagaaacatttctttCTTAAACTGTGCTTTACAGCTTTGCTTCCTACTTATGCTAGGAGGTGCTGAGTGTTTGCTCCTGGCTGTGATGGCATATGACCGTTATGTGGCGATTTGTAAGCCACTCTATTATTCTCTCATCATGAACTCCAAGGTGTGCATCCAACTGGTTGTTGCCTCATGGATCAGTGCAATGCCAATTGTGATAGGACAGACATACCAGATTTTCTCTCTACCCTTTTGTGGTTCTAATAAACTCAATCATCTTTTCTGTGATATGCCTCCATTACTGAAGTTGGCCTGTGGAGATAAGTTTATGAATGAGTTCTCTATCTATGCTGATGCTGTAGTGTTTGCTATGGTTCCATTTCTTTTGATCCTTGGGTCCTATATCAAAATCATCACCACCATTCTGGAAATGCCATCAACCACTGGGAGGTATAAAGCCTTTTCCACTTGCTCTTCCCATCTCATAGTTGTAGCCTTATTCTTTGGGTCTGCTATCATTACATATTCAATACCCAAGTCCAATAATATGTCAGGCATGGATAAAgtgctttctcttttctatacCATTGTGATACCAATGTTTAACCCCATGATATATAGCTTGAGGAATAAGGATGTCATTGCTGCACTAAAAAAAATATTACCTAAATGA